In Leptospira kirschneri serovar Cynopteri str. 3522 CT, the sequence ACATAAGAAATTTTTCTCATAATTCTTTTGTATATAATCATCAATGATAAAAAACATCTTCGGAATTCCGGGAAAACAGATCAAAGTCCAACTGATGACTCCGCTTAAGCTTGTATTCATGTCGAAATCCATTCGACAATTAAAGATACTTGCAGAAATTTCTATAAAATGAATTTTTAATCTGATAACTTACGCAAAGTATAATTTTTATGGAGACTCCAGAAGTAACTCAACTGTAACATAAAACCAATCGATTTTGTACCAATCCTCGCGTTCACTGTGCAAAGTGTCTTCAGTACCCATACTAACCGTATAATACGATTCCGAATCATTTTTATAATGAAGATTTTTATAATGCCCGTAACGTTCTCCTTTCTGATTCGGGACACTTTCCCAGATACAGCAAACGAATTTAAGAGGTTGCATTCCAAACATATTGATTAAATATTTTTCCACTTCGGAGGCGTATTTTCCTTTTACACGATACGCAGCTTGGAGCGTCGGAATTTGAGCATTCTGAGTTTTTTTGCATTGGATAAACTCCAGATACTTTGGCTTTTTATTATGTAGTTTTAAAAAATCGCCGCAAGGAGGATGTGCAACGATCTCTGCACTCACCAATATCGCAGAAAATAGAACGAGCAAAAACACTATGGGTTGTTTTCTTTGAATCTTTAAACTTATCGTCATAAACGATGAACTCCTATTATTATAACCATATAATAAAGTACTTATCATTTTGTATAGAACCAGCGTTTTGTGATAAAATTAACGGTAATCAATTTTTTAGAGAT encodes:
- a CDS encoding DUF4952 domain-containing protein; translated protein: MTISLKIQRKQPIVFLLVLFSAILVSAEIVAHPPCGDFLKLHNKKPKYLEFIQCKKTQNAQIPTLQAAYRVKGKYASEVEKYLINMFGMQPLKFVCCIWESVPNQKGERYGHYKNLHYKNDSESYYTVSMGTEDTLHSEREDWYKIDWFYVTVELLLESP